Proteins from one Dermacentor variabilis isolate Ectoservices chromosome 1, ASM5094787v1, whole genome shotgun sequence genomic window:
- the LOC142576146 gene encoding uncharacterized protein LOC142576146 isoform X3: protein MGIDVPSGIRTYRLLHGGASAFSEAPSPQKMPSSILHDLLPEKAKADASYTFGYLAMEDVLPRSCDPVVKTVNMAEEEACSSSAAHRRRLVPRAECDRFVEMDVKDNLSEYNSMQGPCTVQGAGHQVEDVSQGTGHRMIYRFEVLGCRPHMHLRDTLPLRLTTLSSCKGECNSDMAGMATPSSSCLWRLPTRLPRPRVAGRTAV from the exons ATGGGAATCGATGTACCCAGCGGCATCCGAACTTATCGTCTCCTCCACGGCGGCGCATCCGCCTTCTCAGAAGCGCCGTCACCCCAGAAGATGCCTTCGTCCATATTGCACGACCTACTTCCAGAGAAAGCCAAGGCCGACGCGTCCTACACGTTCGGCTACTTGGCCATGGAGGACGTTCTCCCGAGGAGCTGCGACCCTGTGGTCAAGACTGTGAACATGGCTGAGGAGGAGGCTTGCAGCAGCAGCGCCGCACATCGGCGGAGACTGGTTCCGAGGGCCGAGTGCGACCGGTTCGTTGAGATGGACGTCAAGGACAACCTGTCTGAGTACAACTCCATGCAAGGACCGTGCACCGTGCAAGGAGCTGGTCACCAGGTGGAGGACGTATCGCAGGGCACCGGGCACCGAATGATATACAG GTTCGAGGTCTTGGGCTGCAGACCACACATGCACCTGCGCGACACGCTGCCGCTTCGGTTGACGACGCTGAGCTCCTGCAAGGGCGAGTGCAACAGCGACATGGCCGGGATGGCtacgccaagcagcagctgcctTTGGAGGCTACCCACGAG
- the LOC142576146 gene encoding uncharacterized protein LOC142576146 isoform X1 → MGIDVPSGIRTYRLLHGGASAFSEAPSPQKMPSSILHDLLPEKAKADASYTFGYLAMEDVLPRSCDPVVKTVNMAEEEACSSSAAHRRRLVPRAECDRFVEMDVKDNLSEYNSMQGPCTVQGAGHQVEDVSQGTGHRMIYSSEKPITLGVEAAVSGNHPDKDWSTVAWPDYRFEVLGCRPHMHLRDTLPLRLTTLSSCKGECNSDMAGMATPSSSCLWRLPTRLPWPRVAGRTVV, encoded by the exons ATGGGAATCGATGTACCCAGCGGCATCCGAACTTATCGTCTCCTCCACGGCGGCGCATCCGCCTTCTCAGAAGCGCCGTCACCCCAGAAGATGCCTTCGTCCATATTGCACGACCTACTTCCAGAGAAAGCCAAGGCCGACGCGTCCTACACGTTCGGCTACTTGGCCATGGAGGACGTTCTCCCGAGGAGCTGCGACCCTGTGGTCAAGACTGTGAACATGGCTGAGGAGGAGGCTTGCAGCAGCAGCGCCGCACATCGGCGGAGACTGGTTCCGAGGGCCGAGTGCGACCGGTTCGTTGAGATGGACGTCAAGGACAACCTGTCTGAGTACAACTCCATGCAAGGACCGTGCACCGTGCAAGGAGCTGGTCACCAGGTGGAGGACGTATCGCAGGGCACCGGGCACCGAATGATATACAG TTCGGAGAAGCCGATTACGCTTGGAGTGGAAGCTGCCGTGAGTGGCAATCACCCCGACAAGGATTGGAGCACAGTTGCTTGGCCCGATTACAGGTTCGAGGTCTTGGGCTGCAGACCACACATGCACCTGCGCGACACGCTGCCGCTTCGGTTGACGACGCTGAGCTCCTGCAAGGGCGAGTGCAACAGCGACATGGCCGGGATGGCtacgccaagcagcagctgcctTTGGAGGCTACCCACGAG